From Polaribacter haliotis:
TTTTTTCTATTCGAACTCTTTCTGTTACGTCTATTAAAAAACCATTTTTATCTACAGTACATTCTCCTCTAGAAACATAACCATTCTCTGAAACTGTATTTTTTAAAGAATAAGCTACCATACTAAAGTCGTAACTGTTTTCATCTGTATTTCTTAACTGCTCTGCAATTGCTGTAAAAGCTTGTCTGCTGTAAAAATCATCTGCATTTATAATGGCAAAATTTTCCTTTACAACATCTTTAGTCATTAATAAAGCATGTCCTGTTCCCCAAGGTTTTATTCTTTCTGGATTTACATATTTTTCAGGAACGTTGTCTAATTCTTGATATACATATTCAACCTCTACTTTACCTTCTAATTTTTTATTAAAAATCGCTTTAAATTCTGCCTGAAAACTTTTTCTGATAATAAAAACAACTTTACCAAAACCTGCTTCCACTGCATCATATAATGAAAAGTCTATAATGGTATCTCCTTCTGGAGTAAAAGTATCCATTTGTTTCAATCCTCCATATCTACTACCCATTCCTGCAGCTAATATGACTAAAGTTGGTTTATTCATTTTATTATTTTTTAAATTACCAATGACTAAAAATTACTTAAAATAATGAATTACAACTACTTAAGTATCTTTTAAACTAGTATTATCAGTTCTAATCTTTACAAAACTAAATAATAAATATGTATAAAAAAAGAAAAAACACAAAAAATGTGTTCGAGCACACTAAATAATGTTATCGAGCACACTTTTTATTTAATTACTAGTTTTTTATATATATTTGCGATTATGACCAAAAAACATACAATAAAAGATATTGCAGAATTGGCAGGTGTATCTAAGGGAACTGTAGATAGAGTTATACATAAAAGAGGTAAAGTTTCTACGAAAGCCTTAGAAAAAGTAAATGCTGTTTTAAATGAAATAGACTACAAACCTAATTTATTAGCTAGAAGTTTAAAAAATACTAAAGAATATCATGTTTGTGTTATTCTACCAGATTATAAGGAGGATTCTTTTTGGTTGCCTTGTTTTGAGGGAATACAAGAAGCAATTAACGAATTTAGTGCTTTTGGTATTTTTATAGAACCTTTCTTTTTTAATACAAATAGTGTACAAACTTTTATAGACATAAATAAAAAAGTTTTAGAATTATCGCCAAATGCAGTACTTTTAACGCCTTTATTTTATAAAGAAACTATTACAATTGTAAATAATTATGCTGCATCTAATATTATTGTTAGCAAGTTTAATAATCAATTAGAAACAGAGAATACTAAAAATTTCGTTGGGCAAGATTTATTTAAAAGTGGCAGAATTGCTGCGAGTTTAATGAAGATTATAGTTCCTAAAAACTCTAATATTGCTATTATTCATATAGATGAAGATTTTAAGAATGCTATACACATGCAAGAAAAAGAGAAAGGATTTAGAGATTACTTTTTTGATTTAGCAAACTCCAATTATCAAATTACAACTTATAGTTCTAAAAATGCTGATATTGAAAACAAACTAACCTACATTTTAAATACTTCTAAAAATTTAGCAGGAATTTTTGTTACGACTTCAAAGACTTATAAAGTAGCTGAATTTACAAAAGGAAAAGATATTAAAATTATTGGGTATGATTTATTAGACGAGAACATTAAATACTTAAAAAACAATCATATTAATTTTTTAATTCATCAAAATCCCAAAAAACAGGTATTTTTAGGATTAACTTATTTAGTAGAATATTTACTTTTTAACAAAGAAATACCAGCTAAAAGTTTATTGCCAATTGACATTGTAAATGCAGAAAATTTAGAAACTTATCTAGAAAATTAGAATCTGGTCTAAAAACCCCTCTAGTAAGAACACTCTCCCACACTCTAAAAAGTAAGTTGAAGTTTATTTTTACATAAAAATAACACATATGACTTTCAATTACTTTAAATCTTTAATTGTAATTTCTTTTTTGTTTCTTATTCAAGAAGTAAATTCTCAAAACCCAAGTGCACTATATCAAAATTGGTTAGATGCACAAATTAATAACACAACACCTATTTTACCAACATTTAGCTTTGCTGGTTATAAAAATGGAGAAGTTTCTTTACCAACTTCGTTTTCTCAACAAGTTTATTATGTTACTGATTATGGTGCAATAGCAAATGATAATAAATCTGATAAAGAAGCCATAAAATCTACAATTGCGGCTGCAGAATCTAACCCAAATGGAGGTGTTATTTTCTTTCCTCCTGGAAGATTTATTGTAAACGATTCCGAACCAACTGTTGCTGGAGTTCCTGCAGATGACCCAGAAGAAGTAATAAGAATTTCTAAAAGTAACATTGTTATTAAAGGAAGTGGTTCTGGTTCTGGAGGAACAGAATTGTATCAAAAAAGCCATACTACACATCCAGAAATGGCTACAAAAGATTATTTATGTCCGTATTTATTTCTATTCTGGAATGGAGAAGATTCTGCAAATTCTTTACTTACAAACATAACAGCAGATGTAAATAGAGAGTCTTATACAGTTCAAGTTGCAAGCACAAATAACATTACAATTGGCCAATGGGTAGAATTGTATGTTAAGAATAATGATACAAATTTAGTAGCAGAAGAATTGGCTCCTTTTTCTACTTCCAATTTTCATCAACCAGAAAATTTAAAGATAGTAAATGAAGGAGTGGAGGTTAGAGAAATTCATAAAGTAGTTGGTAAAACAACAAACACAATTACTTTTAAAGAGCCTATTCATAGAGCTATAAATGCAAATTACAATTGGAAAATTAATAACTTTAAAGCTTTAGAAAATGTTGGGATTCAAGATTTAAAATATACAGGTGGTTTTATTTGGAAACATCTTCATCATAAAGCACCAGAAGAATTATTTCCTAATGAAGGAACAAGTGGACCCAATGCTTTTTTAAGTTCATCTGGTTGGAGTGGAATAAAATTTAATCACACAGTAAATAGCTGGATTACTAATGTAGAATTTTCTGCAATGTCTCAAGCTGCACAGTTTCTATTCTCTTCCAATAATACAGCTTTAAATAATAAATATACAGGAAATCCAGGTCATAATTTTATTACTACAAATTCTGCGTCTGGTTGTTTTTTAGGTAGAAATGATGATTTAACAACAGGTGTTTGGCATGGAGTTGGCGTAAATGGAAAATCTATTGGAAACGTTCTTTGGAGAAATAATCATCCACAAACTGGTACTTCTGGAATAGAAATGCATGCAAGCCAGCCAAGATCTACTTTAATTGATTTCTGCAAAGGAGGTGTGTTTTTTCATCAAGGAGGTTCTACAGGTGCATTACCAAATCATTTAAAGAATATGGTTTTGTGGAATTTTGAAGGCGTTTCTTATCAGAATTCTGCTGTAAAATCATTCAGACCAAATAATGAAACTGTTTATGCTAAATTTATAACTCCTATTATTTCGGGTTTAAAAGGTTTTACAATGTCTTCTGATGCAAATCAATTTCAAGTAAATGAATCTCCTGGAACTCATGTAGATGAAGAATCTTTATATGAAGCGCAATTAAAATATCGTTTAGGAACACTTCCTGGTTGGATTAATAACACATTAACAAATCCTTTTTATCCAATTTTTTATTACGAAGATTTTGGAGCTGTAAACCAAGGATATTCTGTTCAAATTGTAAAAAATACAAATTCGCAAAACGAAGCTCAAATAGGAAAACGTGTAAACGATATTCCTGATGCTGCAGATTCTAACAACGAGTTTACAGAAGCAAGACCTGCAAACAGAATTCCTGCAAATAGTGCAAGAAACCAAAAAGCAATTGCAATTGTTGGTACTTCTTCAAATACTAATTACGAATTAGAAGCTT
This genomic window contains:
- a CDS encoding DUF4955 domain-containing protein, encoding MTFNYFKSLIVISFLFLIQEVNSQNPSALYQNWLDAQINNTTPILPTFSFAGYKNGEVSLPTSFSQQVYYVTDYGAIANDNKSDKEAIKSTIAAAESNPNGGVIFFPPGRFIVNDSEPTVAGVPADDPEEVIRISKSNIVIKGSGSGSGGTELYQKSHTTHPEMATKDYLCPYLFLFWNGEDSANSLLTNITADVNRESYTVQVASTNNITIGQWVELYVKNNDTNLVAEELAPFSTSNFHQPENLKIVNEGVEVREIHKVVGKTTNTITFKEPIHRAINANYNWKINNFKALENVGIQDLKYTGGFIWKHLHHKAPEELFPNEGTSGPNAFLSSSGWSGIKFNHTVNSWITNVEFSAMSQAAQFLFSSNNTALNNKYTGNPGHNFITTNSASGCFLGRNDDLTTGVWHGVGVNGKSIGNVLWRNNHPQTGTSGIEMHASQPRSTLIDFCKGGVFFHQGGSTGALPNHLKNMVLWNFEGVSYQNSAVKSFRPNNETVYAKFITPIISGLKGFTMSSDANQFQVNESPGTHVDEESLYEAQLKYRLGTLPGWINNTLTNPFYPIFYYEDFGAVNQGYSVQIVKNTNSQNEAQIGKRVNDIPDAADSNNEFTEARPANRIPANSARNQKAIAIVGTSSNTNYELEAWVTMPIIDVSKNNQYINADDTFKYVSFWTEQRYANGGISSLEVFISTDYTNNVTTANWTNVTSNVNKIATSGQNPQTYVESLLDISSYTDTNFTLAFKYTSDNSTYSGSNRNGTFYISDVKYFVSDTTLSNTSFIIEDTIKVYPNPFSSEITIGNLGAKFNKALLFDSLGRVVKSINIEGLGTVIINTTSNNISSGIYFLKLIGNGISKDYKLLKK
- a CDS encoding nucleotidyltransferase family protein — encoded protein: MNKPTLVILAAGMGSRYGGLKQMDTFTPEGDTIIDFSLYDAVEAGFGKVVFIIRKSFQAEFKAIFNKKLEGKVEVEYVYQELDNVPEKYVNPERIKPWGTGHALLMTKDVVKENFAIINADDFYSRQAFTAIAEQLRNTDENSYDFSMVAYSLKNTVSENGYVSRGECTVDKNGFLIDVTERVRIEKIDGILKSENDNGEMLPIDKNTTVSMNFWGFTPKCFEFGDELFLDFLEKNTENLKAEFYLPSIVSKMLESKKASVKVLESDSKWFGVTYSDDKEKAQKEINKLKENGVYPTKLWN
- a CDS encoding LacI family DNA-binding transcriptional regulator — translated: MTKKHTIKDIAELAGVSKGTVDRVIHKRGKVSTKALEKVNAVLNEIDYKPNLLARSLKNTKEYHVCVILPDYKEDSFWLPCFEGIQEAINEFSAFGIFIEPFFFNTNSVQTFIDINKKVLELSPNAVLLTPLFYKETITIVNNYAASNIIVSKFNNQLETENTKNFVGQDLFKSGRIAASLMKIIVPKNSNIAIIHIDEDFKNAIHMQEKEKGFRDYFFDLANSNYQITTYSSKNADIENKLTYILNTSKNLAGIFVTTSKTYKVAEFTKGKDIKIIGYDLLDENIKYLKNNHINFLIHQNPKKQVFLGLTYLVEYLLFNKEIPAKSLLPIDIVNAENLETYLEN